The following coding sequences are from one Streptomyces angustmyceticus window:
- a CDS encoding MFS transporter, with protein MSDTRAQTTTAEAAAATLEAQAPLPGAATSEAAATGPTAPRREPATTVLTPLGLLTVLLGAALPMIDFFIVNVALPTIDHDLHAGPAMLEMVVAGYGVAYAMLLVLGGRLGDMIGRRRLFLWGLAAFGITSLACGLAPDAGTLVAARVAQGAAAALLLPQVLATIQATTTGKRRAKAVSLYGGTAGVASAVGQVLGGLLVSVDLAGTGWRAVFLVNVPISAAAWLLAARTVPETRSPHPSRVDGAGTALLAATLISLLLPLTEGRAAGWPVWSWALLAVFPFAAAAFFLVEHRAERAGRTPLVPPSLLRIPSVNSGLTMIIPFTLGFGGFMFVVAVALQNGLHYGPFAAGLSLAPLCVTFFFASLAGPRLVLRFGRRVVVAGSLIQGTGLIALALTVHTGWPGISVAGLASSMAILGLGQGMVLPVLMRIVLSELPVAQAGVGGGVMVTTQQSGLALGVATLGTLFLALLPTLGIRDAMLAALLTQLVIVAGTTLLALRLPRRLR; from the coding sequence GTGAGCGATACCCGAGCACAGACGACCACCGCGGAAGCCGCGGCCGCGACCCTTGAAGCCCAGGCGCCCCTCCCGGGCGCCGCCACGTCGGAGGCGGCGGCGACCGGCCCCACCGCCCCGCGACGCGAGCCGGCCACGACCGTGCTGACCCCGCTCGGCCTGCTGACCGTGCTGCTGGGCGCGGCCCTCCCGATGATCGACTTCTTTATCGTCAACGTCGCCCTGCCGACCATCGACCACGACCTGCACGCGGGGCCCGCGATGCTGGAGATGGTGGTGGCCGGCTACGGCGTCGCCTACGCCATGCTGCTGGTGCTCGGCGGCCGGCTCGGCGACATGATCGGCCGCCGGCGGCTGTTCCTGTGGGGCCTGGCCGCCTTCGGCATCACCTCGCTGGCCTGCGGTCTCGCACCGGACGCCGGGACGCTGGTGGCCGCCCGGGTCGCCCAGGGCGCCGCGGCAGCGCTGCTGCTGCCGCAGGTGCTGGCCACCATCCAGGCCACGACCACCGGCAAGCGGCGCGCCAAGGCGGTCAGCCTGTACGGCGGCACGGCCGGTGTCGCCAGCGCCGTCGGGCAGGTCCTCGGCGGCCTGCTGGTCTCCGTCGACCTGGCGGGCACCGGCTGGCGCGCGGTCTTCCTGGTGAACGTGCCGATCTCCGCCGCGGCCTGGCTGCTGGCCGCCCGTACGGTCCCCGAGACCCGCTCCCCGCACCCGAGCCGGGTGGACGGCGCCGGCACCGCGCTGCTCGCCGCGACGCTGATCTCCCTGCTGCTGCCGCTGACCGAGGGCCGGGCGGCGGGCTGGCCGGTGTGGTCGTGGGCCCTGCTGGCCGTCTTCCCGTTCGCCGCCGCCGCGTTCTTCCTCGTCGAGCACCGGGCCGAACGCGCGGGCCGCACCCCGCTCGTCCCGCCCTCGCTGCTGCGCATCCCCTCCGTGAACAGCGGACTCACCATGATCATCCCGTTCACGCTGGGCTTCGGCGGCTTTATGTTCGTGGTCGCCGTCGCGCTCCAGAACGGCCTGCACTACGGCCCGTTCGCGGCCGGACTGTCCCTGGCGCCGCTGTGCGTCACGTTCTTCTTCGCCTCGCTCGCGGGTCCGCGGCTGGTGCTGCGGTTCGGGCGGCGGGTGGTGGTCGCCGGTTCGCTGATCCAGGGCACCGGCCTGATCGCCCTGGCACTGACCGTGCACACGGGCTGGCCCGGGATATCGGTGGCCGGGCTCGCGTCGAGCATGGCGATCCTGGGCCTCGGGCAGGGAATGGTGCTGCCGGTGCTGATGCGCATCGTGCTGAGCGAACTGCCGGTCGCCCAGGCGGGCGTGGGCGGCGGCGTCATGGTCACCACTCAGCAGTCCGGCCTCGCCCTGGGCGTGGCCACCCTCGGCACCCTCTTCCTCGCGCTGCTGCCGACCCTCGGCATCCGCGACGCGATGCTCGCCGCCCTGCTGACGCAACTGGTGATCGTCGCGGGCACGACGCTGCTGGCGCTGCGCCTGCCGCGACGCCTGCGCTGA
- a CDS encoding aldo/keto reductase, producing the protein MQTRTLGTSGPQTSALGLGCMGMSALYGDTDRGESLATVHAALDAGITLLDTGDFYGMGHNELLINEALRTAPAAARERAQLSVKFGALRTVEGGFTGYDGRPHAVKNFAAYSLQRLGADHIDIYRIARVDPDVPIEETVGAIAELVEAGHVRHIGLSEVGAETLRRAAAVAPISDLQIEYSLISRGIEEAILPTARELGIGVTAYGVLSRGLISGHFNRDRKLAANDFRGMSPRFQGENLDRNLDLVDALRKIAEQKGVSVAQTAIAWVLSRGEDIVPLVGARRRDRLTEALGALDVVLDADDLAAIEGAVPADAAAGDRYPSDQMAHLDSER; encoded by the coding sequence GTGCAGACCCGCACCCTGGGCACCAGCGGCCCGCAGACCTCCGCCCTCGGCCTCGGCTGCATGGGCATGTCCGCCCTCTACGGCGACACCGACCGCGGCGAATCCCTCGCCACCGTCCACGCCGCCCTCGACGCGGGCATCACCCTGCTCGACACCGGCGACTTCTACGGCATGGGCCACAACGAACTGCTGATCAACGAGGCCCTGCGCACCGCCCCCGCGGCGGCCCGCGAAAGGGCTCAGCTCAGCGTCAAGTTCGGTGCCCTGCGCACCGTCGAAGGAGGCTTCACCGGCTATGACGGCCGGCCGCATGCGGTGAAGAACTTCGCCGCCTACTCCCTCCAGCGCCTCGGCGCCGACCACATCGACATCTACCGCATCGCCCGCGTCGATCCCGACGTCCCGATCGAGGAGACCGTCGGCGCCATCGCCGAACTCGTCGAGGCCGGGCACGTCCGGCACATCGGCCTCTCCGAGGTCGGCGCGGAGACCCTGCGCCGGGCCGCCGCCGTCGCCCCCATCTCCGACCTCCAGATCGAGTACTCCCTCATCTCCCGCGGCATCGAGGAGGCGATCCTGCCGACCGCCCGCGAGCTGGGCATCGGCGTCACCGCCTACGGCGTCCTGTCCCGCGGCCTGATCAGCGGCCACTTCAACCGCGACCGCAAGCTCGCCGCCAACGACTTCCGCGGCATGAGCCCGCGCTTCCAGGGCGAGAACCTCGACCGCAACCTCGACCTGGTGGACGCGCTGCGCAAGATCGCCGAGCAGAAGGGCGTCTCGGTCGCGCAGACCGCCATCGCCTGGGTGCTCTCCCGCGGCGAGGACATCGTCCCGCTGGTCGGCGCCCGCCGCCGCGACCGGCTGACCGAGGCCCTCGGCGCCCTGGACGTCGTCCTCGACGCCGACGATCTGGCCGCCATCGAAGGCGCCGTCCCGGCCGATGCCGCCGCCGGCGACCGTTACCCCTCCGACCAGATGGCCCACCTGGACAGCGAACGCTGA
- a CDS encoding TetR family transcriptional regulator, whose product MPPETLTPERILEATEEVLRRYGPAKATVVDVARALGVSHGSVYRHFRTKAALREAVTERWLNRTSEELSVIVSAEGPAPERLDRWLTALFEAKRHKAGDDPELFATYMTLIGESGGVVDRHVTDLEAQLTTIIEAGVDQGAFRTPSPATTARAVFDATGRFHDPCYAPEWSRPEITADFEAVRDLVLRGLRG is encoded by the coding sequence ATGCCGCCCGAGACGTTGACCCCAGAGCGCATCCTCGAAGCCACCGAGGAGGTGCTGCGCCGCTACGGCCCGGCCAAGGCCACGGTCGTGGACGTGGCGCGCGCCCTGGGCGTCAGTCATGGCAGCGTCTACCGCCACTTCCGTACCAAGGCGGCGCTGCGGGAGGCGGTCACGGAGCGCTGGCTGAACCGTACGAGCGAGGAGCTCTCGGTCATCGTCTCGGCGGAAGGGCCGGCTCCGGAGCGGCTGGACCGCTGGCTGACCGCCCTCTTCGAGGCCAAGCGGCACAAGGCCGGCGACGACCCCGAACTCTTCGCCACCTATATGACGTTGATCGGGGAGAGCGGCGGCGTGGTCGACCGGCACGTCACCGATCTCGAAGCCCAGCTCACGACCATCATCGAAGCCGGCGTGGACCAGGGCGCGTTCCGCACCCCCTCCCCCGCCACCACCGCCCGCGCCGTCTTCGACGCCACCGGCCGCTTCCACGACCCCTGCTACGCCCCCGAGTGGTCCCGCCCCGAGATCACCGCCGACTTCGAGGCCGTCCGCGACCTGGTGCTACGGGGCCTGCGCGGCTGA